The stretch of DNA TATATATATTAAATTTTATATAAAAAATAATTAATATTTTTAAAAAAATTTTTTAATATTTTATATTTAATAATTTTATCTTTAACATTATCTAAATATGTTATTTTTTTTTTATTCCATCTCCAATTTTTTACTAAAATGCTTATTATAGAATGTTTCCAATTATAAATATTTTTATTTATTGACAATTTTTCATTTGTTTTAATATAAAAACATTGTCTTACTAAATCTAATTGTTGAAAATTACCTATATTTTTTAAATAAACTGTAATTTTTTTTAACATCATACAATATGGATCTAGTCCAAATGAAATAATATTACCATTATGTAAGCATTTTTTTAAATCAATAGCTAATAATATTATATTAGGATATTCATATAAATAACTTTCTAATAATAAAATTTTTAATATTGTTTTATATGGATATAAATCCATTTTATTATAAAAATGCCATAAAATAGATTTTAAATATTTATTAATAGAAATATTTTTTAATTTTCCTAAATCTAACCATTCATTTTTTATGAGTATTTTTTTTTTATATAAAAAATTGACATAATCATCATAATATTTTTCTTTATTGATTGGAATAATATTCCATATTATAGGTTTACCAGCCATACATACAGCTGTTCTATAAAATTCATCTAATAATAAATTTTTATTAATTGTATTAATAGATGATTTCTGTACTAAAAAATTATTTTTAAGAAAATAATTTTCATCTATTAAAAAAAAATTAACTTCTACTCCTATCAAATTACACCATTGTTCTAAAAGAAGAAATTTTTTTTTTAAAAACAAACATTTTTTTTTACTTAACCATATTTTTCGAAATACCCAAATGTCAAAATCAGAATTTTTATTTTGACAAATAGATGATATACTACCCATAGAATATATTCCTGTAATAGGATTATTATATTTGGAATATTTTTTTTTAAAAAATATACTATTAATTGTTAATAAAGATAAATATTTCTTATTAGGATAAAAATTATCTATTCCATGGGGAACATCATCTGAAATATATCCTGGAATTAACGGATGATTATAATGTAATAATATAGGTAATAAAACATATATTTTTTTAAAAACATAATTCATTGAGTTTATAGCTCGATTAATTCTTAATTGATTTAATATATTTATCCGTTTTATAATTTTTTCTATACAAAAATAAAAGTTTGTTTTCATAATATTATTTATAGTAAATAAAAGATTATTAATTATATTAAATATTTATTAATTTATATATAATAAATTTTATTGTGA from Enterobacteriaceae endosymbiont of Plateumaris pusilla encodes:
- a CDS encoding class I adenylate cyclase, whose protein sequence is MKTNFYFCIEKIIKRINILNQLRINRAINSMNYVFKKIYVLLPILLHYNHPLIPGYISDDVPHGIDNFYPNKKYLSLLTINSIFFKKKYSKYNNPITGIYSMGSISSICQNKNSDFDIWVFRKIWLSKKKCLFLKKKFLLLEQWCNLIGVEVNFFLIDENYFLKNNFLVQKSSINTINKNLLLDEFYRTAVCMAGKPIIWNIIPINKEKYYDDYVNFLYKKKILIKNEWLDLGKLKNISINKYLKSILWHFYNKMDLYPYKTILKILLLESYLYEYPNIILLAIDLKKCLHNGNIISFGLDPYCMMLKKITVYLKNIGNFQQLDLVRQCFYIKTNEKLSINKNIYNWKHSIISILVKNWRWNKKKITYLDNVKDKIIKYKILKNFFKNINYFLYKI